From the genome of Variovorax sp. RA8, one region includes:
- the gspE gene encoding type II secretion system ATPase GspE, with translation MRYPLPYAFARTQQLLLEESDDGALTLWMPQTPPKSALSEVVRKYPVKAFEPLTPVELAQRISAAYAKGESNAAAVVSEVQSDADLSRMMQELPAVEDLLESAGDAPIIRMLNALLTQAARDGASDIHIEPYERTSSVRFRIDGTLREVVQPNRALHAALISRLKIMADLDIAEKRLPQDGRISLRIGTRAVDVRVSTLPSAHGERAVLRLLDKSESKLTLESVGMQGDTLARFLHLINQPHGIILVTGPTGSGKTTTLYAALGRLDSAHSNIMTVEDPIEYELPGVGQTQVNAKIDLTFAKALRAILRQDPDVIMIGEIRDFETAQIAIQASLTGHLVLATLHTNDSVSAVTRLTDMGVEPFLLSSSLLGVLAQRLVRRLCPVCAVPSAAGDEAEPVGCDNCGQTGYQGRTGIFELLVADDTIRSLVHNRAPESQLFVAAERGGLRSMREDGERLVKTGVTSRAELLRVTRD, from the coding sequence ATGCGCTATCCCCTTCCCTATGCCTTCGCGCGCACCCAGCAACTGCTGCTGGAAGAATCCGACGATGGCGCCCTCACGCTCTGGATGCCGCAGACGCCGCCCAAGAGCGCACTCAGCGAAGTGGTGCGCAAGTACCCCGTCAAGGCCTTCGAGCCGCTGACGCCCGTTGAGCTGGCCCAGCGCATCTCGGCTGCGTATGCGAAAGGCGAGTCGAACGCCGCCGCGGTCGTCAGCGAGGTGCAGAGCGACGCCGACCTGTCGCGCATGATGCAGGAGCTGCCCGCGGTGGAAGACCTGCTGGAAAGCGCAGGCGACGCGCCCATCATCCGCATGCTCAACGCCCTGCTCACGCAGGCGGCGCGCGACGGCGCCAGCGACATCCACATCGAGCCCTACGAGCGCACATCCTCGGTGCGCTTCCGCATCGACGGCACGCTGCGCGAGGTGGTCCAGCCCAACCGCGCGCTCCACGCGGCGCTGATCTCGCGTCTGAAGATCATGGCCGACCTCGACATCGCCGAGAAACGGCTGCCGCAGGACGGACGCATCAGCCTGCGCATCGGCACCCGCGCCGTGGACGTGCGGGTCTCGACCCTGCCATCGGCGCACGGCGAGCGCGCCGTGCTGCGCCTGCTGGACAAGTCCGAGAGCAAGCTCACGCTGGAGTCGGTCGGCATGCAGGGCGACACGCTGGCGCGCTTCCTGCACCTGATCAACCAGCCGCACGGCATCATCCTGGTCACCGGGCCCACCGGCTCGGGCAAGACCACCACCCTCTACGCCGCCCTCGGCCGCCTGGACTCGGCCCACAGCAACATCATGACGGTCGAGGATCCGATCGAGTACGAGCTGCCCGGCGTCGGCCAGACCCAGGTCAACGCCAAGATCGACCTCACCTTCGCCAAGGCCCTGCGCGCCATCCTGCGGCAGGACCCGGACGTCATCATGATCGGCGAGATCCGCGACTTCGAGACCGCGCAGATCGCGATCCAGGCCTCGCTCACCGGGCACCTGGTGCTGGCCACGCTGCACACCAACGATTCGGTCAGCGCGGTGACGCGGCTGACAGACATGGGGGTCGAGCCTTTCCTGCTGAGCTCGTCGCTGCTGGGCGTGCTGGCGCAGCGGCTGGTGCGCCGCCTCTGCCCGGTTTGCGCCGTGCCCTCCGCGGCCGGCGACGAGGCCGAGCCCGTGGGCTGCGATAACTGCGGCCAGACCGGCTACCAGGGCCGCACCGGCATCTTCGAACTGCTGGTGGCGGACGACACGATACGCTCGCTGGTGCACAACCGCGCACCCGAGAGCCAGCTCTTCGTGGCGGCCGAGCGCGGCGGGCTGCGCTCGATGCGCGAGGACGGGGAGCGGCTGGTCAAGACCGGCGTGACATCGCGGGCGGAGCTGCTGCGGGTGACGCGGGACTAG
- the gspD gene encoding type II secretion system secretin GspD, translated as MTSPSHCAMRLCTVALAVHLLAAACMPAAFAQESAPPPRRGEPITLNFTNAEIESVARTMAVVTGRDVVVDPRVKGTINLQTDRPISPAAAFNQFAAALRLQGFAVVQSEGLYKVVPEADAKLQSNAVTTSTSATASLSGNQIVTQVFRLNYETANNLLPVLRPLIAPNNTINVNPGNNSLVITDYAENMRRLARIIAALDVPNASDVEVIPLKHSVATDLVPVLTRLAEGGSATAPGQPGAAPGTADASFRTTLLAEPRSNAIIMRAANPARSQLIRTLIARLDRAPIDSGNGAAGNIYVVYLKNADAVRIATTLRAALTSAQAGTPGAQGTAGASPITAGAQQQPQQQLSQMASSGGGLSAATTPVSTTAPPSTGGQIQADPATNSLIISAPEPLYRQLRAVIDRLDSRRAQVLIESLIVEVNADKAAEFGIQWQSGLGSSGDRNVGVIGTNSSLGGANIIDLAVGLATGNTATRPSSGFNFGIGHRYGDNGQYVLGFLARFLASNGEGNVLSTPNLLTLDNEEAKIVVGQNVPFVTGQYTNTGSSTNTVNPFQTIERKDVGLTLRVRPQISETGTVKMQIFQEVSSVVASTVNNINGPTTTKRSIESNVLVDDGNIIVLGGLLSDEYSNSQEKVPGLGDVPVLGNLFKSEVRSRRKTNLMVFLRPTVVRDQLSGDAITADRYDALRALQQTQQPSTDNPMLNAVRDSVILPPLPAVRQGDPSRRIEGTQLIPPPLPPQHAPLPPGGPLRGALPPTADPSTARELP; from the coding sequence ATGACATCACCATCCCATTGCGCCATGCGCCTGTGTACCGTGGCCCTCGCGGTGCATCTGCTGGCAGCCGCCTGCATGCCGGCTGCCTTCGCGCAGGAAAGCGCCCCGCCGCCGCGCCGCGGCGAGCCGATCACGCTGAACTTCACCAACGCCGAGATCGAGTCGGTGGCGCGCACCATGGCGGTCGTGACCGGACGCGACGTGGTGGTCGACCCGCGCGTCAAGGGCACGATCAACCTTCAGACCGATCGCCCGATCTCGCCCGCCGCCGCCTTCAACCAGTTCGCCGCGGCGCTGCGCCTGCAGGGCTTCGCGGTCGTGCAGTCCGAGGGGCTCTACAAGGTGGTGCCCGAGGCCGACGCCAAACTGCAGAGCAATGCGGTCACCACCTCGACGTCCGCCACCGCCAGCCTCTCCGGCAACCAGATCGTCACCCAGGTCTTCAGGCTCAACTATGAGACGGCCAACAATCTGCTGCCGGTGCTGCGTCCGCTGATCGCGCCCAACAACACGATCAACGTCAACCCGGGCAACAACTCGCTGGTGATCACCGACTATGCGGAGAACATGCGTCGGCTGGCCCGCATCATCGCGGCGCTGGATGTGCCCAATGCCTCCGACGTCGAGGTCATCCCGCTCAAGCACTCCGTGGCGACCGACCTGGTGCCGGTCCTCACGCGGCTGGCCGAGGGCGGCTCCGCCACCGCGCCGGGACAGCCCGGCGCCGCGCCCGGCACCGCCGATGCCTCCTTCCGCACCACCCTGTTGGCCGAGCCGCGAAGCAACGCGATCATCATGCGCGCCGCCAACCCGGCACGCTCGCAGCTCATCCGCACGCTGATCGCCCGGCTCGATCGCGCGCCCATCGACTCCGGCAACGGCGCGGCCGGCAACATCTACGTGGTCTACCTCAAGAACGCCGACGCCGTGCGGATCGCGACCACGCTGCGCGCCGCGTTGACGAGCGCACAGGCCGGTACGCCCGGCGCCCAGGGCACGGCCGGCGCCAGCCCGATCACGGCGGGGGCTCAGCAGCAACCACAGCAACAGCTCAGCCAGATGGCCAGTTCGGGAGGCGGCCTGAGCGCCGCCACCACGCCGGTGAGTACCACCGCGCCGCCCTCCACAGGCGGGCAGATCCAGGCCGACCCGGCCACCAACTCGCTGATCATCAGCGCCCCCGAGCCGCTCTACCGCCAGTTGCGCGCGGTGATCGACCGGCTCGACAGCCGCCGCGCACAGGTGCTGATCGAAAGTCTGATCGTCGAGGTCAACGCCGACAAGGCCGCCGAGTTCGGCATCCAGTGGCAAAGCGGCCTTGGCAGCAGCGGCGACCGCAACGTCGGCGTGATCGGCACCAACTCCAGCCTGGGCGGCGCCAACATCATCGATCTGGCAGTCGGCCTGGCGACCGGCAATACCGCGACCCGGCCTTCCAGCGGCTTCAACTTCGGCATCGGCCATCGCTACGGCGACAACGGCCAGTACGTGCTGGGCTTCCTGGCCCGCTTCCTGGCGAGCAACGGCGAGGGCAACGTGCTGTCCACTCCGAACCTGCTGACGCTGGACAACGAAGAGGCCAAGATCGTGGTCGGCCAGAACGTGCCCTTCGTCACCGGCCAGTACACCAACACCGGCAGCAGCACCAACACCGTCAACCCCTTCCAGACCATCGAGCGCAAGGACGTGGGCCTGACGCTGCGCGTGCGCCCGCAGATCAGCGAGACCGGCACGGTCAAGATGCAGATCTTCCAGGAGGTCTCCAGCGTGGTCGCATCCACCGTCAACAACATCAACGGTCCCACCACCACCAAGCGCTCGATCGAGTCGAACGTGCTGGTCGACGACGGCAACATCATCGTGCTGGGCGGCCTCCTGTCCGACGAGTACTCGAACTCCCAGGAGAAGGTCCCCGGCCTTGGCGACGTGCCGGTGCTCGGCAACCTGTTCAAGAGCGAGGTGCGCAGCCGCAGGAAGACCAACCTGATGGTGTTCCTGCGGCCCACCGTCGTGCGCGACCAACTCTCCGGCGACGCCATCACCGCCGACCGTTACGACGCGCTGCGCGCACTGCAGCAGACGCAGCAGCCATCGACCGACAACCCGATGCTCAACGCGGTGCGCGATTCGGTGATCCTGCCGCCGCTGCCGGCAGTCAGGCAGGGCGATCCCTCGCGCCGCATCGAAGGGACGCAGCTGATTCCGCCGCCCCTGCCGCCCCAGCATGCGCCGCTGCCTCCGGGCGGCCCGCTGCGGGGCGCGCTGCCGCCCACCGCGGACCCTTCCACGGCGCGCGAACTGCCCTGA
- a CDS encoding prepilin-type N-terminal cleavage/methylation domain-containing protein, whose protein sequence is MPISAAGNRRVASCFDGARRREPGGFTLIELLVVIAIIAIATAGVGLALRNPGQESLDREAERLSALLEAARAQSRASGMAVRWRTTPEGPTNFSFDGLPPGTLPTAWLSAGIVAQPLAADGSAIAALQLGPEPIIAAQQVLLTAEGPPARTLRIATDGLRPFAVTTP, encoded by the coding sequence ATGCCGATATCGGCAGCTGGCAATAGGCGCGTCGCTTCCTGCTTCGACGGCGCCCGGCGCCGGGAACCCGGCGGCTTCACCCTGATCGAGCTGCTCGTGGTGATCGCGATCATCGCAATCGCGACGGCCGGCGTCGGTCTCGCGCTGCGCAACCCGGGCCAGGAAAGCCTGGATCGCGAAGCCGAGCGTCTTTCCGCCCTGCTCGAAGCGGCGCGCGCCCAGTCGCGTGCCAGCGGGATGGCGGTGCGCTGGCGCACAACGCCGGAAGGTCCCACCAACTTCAGCTTCGATGGACTGCCGCCCGGCACGCTGCCGACGGCATGGCTTTCCGCCGGCATCGTGGCGCAGCCGCTGGCAGCGGATGGCTCGGCGATCGCGGCGCTGCAGCTCGGGCCCGAACCGATCATCGCGGCGCAGCAGGTGCTGCTCACGGCGGAAGGCCCGCCGGCGCGCACCCTGCGCATCGCGACCGATGGCCTGCGGCCGTTCGCGGTGACCACGCCATGA
- a CDS encoding PulJ/GspJ family protein, translating into MTATRPTRGFTLIELLVAITVMALLALVSWQGLEGMARAQSINRERSDAVLTLQTALSQWTADLDATVALSQARAMDWDGRTLRLTRRSTDSALPVVYVVAWTLRTDPAGVARWYRWQSPGLTGRPEWQQAWDRAAAWGQDSSSSNEVRGTELGLVPLEAWQLFYFRNDVWGPAVGAAALGAGTPLPDGVRLVLSLPPGPALAGVLTRDWVRPTASAPKSS; encoded by the coding sequence ATGACGGCGACGCGCCCCACACGCGGCTTCACGCTGATCGAACTGCTGGTGGCGATCACCGTCATGGCGCTGCTCGCGCTGGTCAGCTGGCAAGGCCTCGAAGGCATGGCGCGCGCCCAGTCCATCAACCGCGAGCGCAGCGACGCCGTGCTGACGCTGCAGACCGCGCTGTCGCAATGGACGGCCGACCTCGACGCCACGGTAGCCCTGTCGCAGGCCCGCGCGATGGACTGGGACGGCCGCACGCTGCGCCTCACCCGGCGCAGCACCGACAGCGCCCTGCCGGTGGTCTACGTCGTGGCGTGGACCCTTCGGACCGATCCCGCCGGCGTCGCCCGCTGGTACCGCTGGCAATCGCCCGGCCTCACCGGCCGCCCCGAATGGCAGCAGGCCTGGGACCGCGCCGCCGCGTGGGGCCAGGACAGCAGCAGCAGCAACGAGGTACGCGGCACCGAGCTCGGCCTGGTGCCGCTGGAAGCCTGGCAGCTCTTCTACTTCCGCAACGACGTCTGGGGCCCTGCGGTCGGTGCGGCGGCGCTCGGCGCCGGCACGCCACTGCCCGACGGCGTCCGCCTGGTGTTGAGCCTTCCGCCCGGGCCGGCACTCGCCGGCGTGCTCACGCGCGACTGGGTGCGGCCCACCGCCTCGGCGCCCAAGTCTTCATGA
- the gspG gene encoding type II secretion system major pseudopilin GspG, with protein MSLLPRPLARAVQRGFTLIELMVVLVIIGVLAALIVPNVIERADDARVTAARTDVNNLMQALKLYRLDNQRYPTAEQGLQALLARPTTGPAAPNWKQYVEKLPNDPWGRPYQYMNPGLKGEIDVFSLGPDGQPGGEGKNADIGSWQ; from the coding sequence ATGTCCCTTCTCCCCCGCCCCCTCGCGCGCGCCGTGCAGCGCGGCTTCACGCTCATCGAGCTGATGGTCGTGCTGGTCATCATCGGCGTGCTCGCGGCGCTGATCGTGCCTAACGTGATCGAGCGCGCCGACGACGCGCGCGTGACCGCCGCGCGCACCGACGTCAACAACCTGATGCAGGCACTCAAGCTCTACCGGCTCGACAACCAGCGCTATCCGACGGCCGAGCAGGGCCTGCAGGCGCTGCTCGCGCGCCCCACCACCGGTCCCGCCGCGCCCAACTGGAAGCAGTACGTCGAAAAGCTGCCCAACGACCCCTGGGGCCGCCCCTACCAGTACATGAACCCAGGCCTGAAGGGCGAGATCGACGTGTTCTCGCTCGGCCCTGACGGCCAACCCGGCGGCGAAGGCAAGAATGCCGATATCGGCAGCTGGCAATAG
- the gspM gene encoding type II secretion system protein GspM has product MNWLESLEARWQAWWPELEPREQRLIGAAAALVLLALLWWVALAPALRTLSAAPAEHARLDAQLQQMTTLQTQAKALQAQPRASRDDAVRALESSVRQSLGPNAQLQPAASGDGITVAVRTVPADTLAQWLAQARSNARAVPREAHLARSAQSAPAGGAAPAAGAMNNERPTVRWDGTLVMGLPPR; this is encoded by the coding sequence ATGAACTGGCTCGAATCCCTGGAAGCGCGCTGGCAGGCGTGGTGGCCCGAGCTGGAGCCGCGCGAACAGCGCCTGATCGGCGCGGCGGCTGCGTTGGTGCTGCTGGCCCTGCTGTGGTGGGTGGCGCTGGCGCCGGCACTTCGCACGTTGTCCGCGGCACCCGCCGAGCACGCCAGGCTCGACGCCCAGTTGCAGCAGATGACCACGCTGCAGACCCAGGCCAAGGCCTTGCAGGCCCAGCCGCGCGCAAGCCGCGACGATGCGGTGCGCGCCCTCGAAAGCTCGGTCCGCCAGAGCCTCGGACCCAACGCGCAGCTGCAGCCCGCCGCCTCCGGCGACGGCATCACGGTCGCCGTGCGCACCGTCCCGGCCGACACCCTGGCCCAGTGGCTGGCCCAGGCCCGCAGCAATGCGCGCGCCGTGCCGCGCGAAGCACACCTTGCTCGCAGTGCGCAGAGCGCGCCCGCCGGTGGCGCTGCCCCGGCGGCGGGCGCCATGAACAACGAGCGCCCGACCGTGCGCTGGGACGGCACGCTGGTCATGGGCCTGCCGCCCCGTTGA
- the gspI gene encoding type II secretion system minor pseudopilin GspI, which translates to MQRRPSRGFTLVEVLVALGIIAIALAAGTQATNAITRNAQRQSDLLLAQLCAENELIKARLARQMPAVGDAGLVCTQANTSFAVTISTTPTLNPNFRRVDVQVRDAAEAPVLRLSTVVGRF; encoded by the coding sequence ATGCAGCGCAGGCCGAGCCGCGGCTTCACCCTGGTCGAGGTGCTGGTGGCGCTGGGCATCATCGCGATCGCGCTGGCCGCGGGCACGCAGGCCACGAACGCGATCACGCGCAATGCGCAGCGGCAGTCGGACCTGCTGCTGGCACAGCTGTGCGCCGAAAACGAGCTCATCAAGGCCCGCCTCGCGCGCCAGATGCCCGCCGTCGGCGATGCCGGCCTGGTCTGCACCCAGGCCAACACCAGTTTCGCCGTCACGATCTCGACCACGCCCACGCTGAACCCGAACTTCCGGCGCGTCGACGTGCAGGTGCGCGATGCGGCCGAGGCGCCGGTGCTGCGGCTTTCCACCGTCGTGGGGCGCTTCTGA
- the gspK gene encoding type II secretion system minor pseudopilin GspK: protein MKRPARLASRPQRGAALLTAMLTVTLVATFAAASLWQQWRAVEVEAAERARVQSAWVLVGALDWSRLILREDARTGGGAGPDHLAEPWAVPLEEAKLSSFLAADKNIASDALEGLPEAFLQGRIVDAQSKLNVMNMVLNGAPVPAEIAVFTKLFEMLGLPVQEVPVLAAQLRRALPPAPAAGTGTGTGTGTGTGTGTGTGTGTGTGTGTGTGTGTGTGTGAGTGTGTQPTTDTSASGPLLPQRTAQLIWLGLSPSTVTALEPYVTILPARTPLNINTASAEALAASVPSLDLASAKRVVAQRATRYFRTPEDANKVLAQGAGQFNATQHSVSTRFFEVQGRLRLDNAWVEEHSLLQRDNLELRIIWRERGAGATSIAPKS, encoded by the coding sequence ATGAAGCGGCCTGCTCGCCTCGCCTCCCGACCGCAGCGCGGCGCGGCCTTGCTGACCGCCATGCTCACGGTCACGCTGGTCGCCACCTTCGCGGCGGCGTCGCTCTGGCAGCAATGGCGCGCCGTCGAGGTCGAGGCGGCCGAGCGCGCGCGAGTGCAATCGGCCTGGGTGCTGGTCGGCGCGCTCGACTGGTCGCGTTTGATCCTGCGCGAGGACGCCCGGACTGGCGGAGGCGCAGGACCCGATCACTTGGCCGAACCCTGGGCCGTACCGTTGGAGGAAGCCAAGCTGTCGAGCTTCCTCGCGGCCGACAAGAACATTGCCAGCGATGCCCTCGAGGGCTTGCCCGAGGCCTTTCTACAGGGCCGCATCGTCGACGCCCAATCCAAGCTCAACGTGATGAACATGGTGCTGAACGGCGCGCCGGTACCGGCAGAAATCGCCGTCTTCACCAAGCTGTTCGAGATGCTGGGCCTTCCCGTGCAGGAGGTGCCGGTGCTCGCGGCGCAGCTCAGGCGTGCCCTGCCGCCGGCGCCTGCCGCGGGCACCGGCACCGGTACCGGCACCGGCACGGGTACTGGAACTGGAACTGGAACTGGAACTGGAACTGGAACTGGAACTGGAACCGGAACCGGGACCGGCACTGGAACTGGCACTGGAGCCGGCACAGGAACCGGTACGCAGCCCACCACGGACACCTCGGCTTCCGGCCCGCTGTTGCCGCAGCGCACGGCTCAACTGATCTGGCTGGGGCTGTCGCCCTCCACCGTCACCGCCCTGGAACCCTACGTCACCATCCTGCCCGCGCGCACGCCGCTCAACATCAACACTGCCAGCGCCGAAGCGCTGGCGGCCAGCGTGCCTTCTCTTGACCTCGCGAGCGCCAAGCGCGTCGTCGCGCAGCGCGCGACGCGCTACTTCCGTACCCCGGAAGACGCCAACAAGGTGCTCGCCCAAGGCGCCGGCCAATTCAACGCCACGCAGCACAGCGTCTCGACCCGCTTCTTCGAGGTGCAAGGCCGGCTCCGGCTGGACAACGCCTGGGTCGAGGAACACTCGCTGCTCCAGCGCGACAACCTCGAGTTGCGAATCATCTGGCGCGAACGTGGCGCGGGCGCCACGTCCATCGCGCCGAAGTCCTGA
- the gspN gene encoding type II secretion system protein N translates to MATRRDLSAPRAATGRGWALLGVLLGALLAFSLYAPARWLAAGLARWSDGHLQLVNARGTVWNGTGGVVFASGAGGAEAISLPGTVAWTLRPRWDGVAATLQIPCCAPQPLQFRAQPRPSGLRLAWADGRSRWPAALLSGFGAPWNTLKPEGVLDLSMQAFVMQWSGQQLRLAGRATLDAMDISSSLSTLKPMGSYRITLEGGPSPTLLLTTREGSLQLNGSGRWNGRALRFDGEASAAPGREDALSNLLNIIGRREGARSIITLG, encoded by the coding sequence ATGGCCACCCGACGCGACCTCTCCGCCCCCCGCGCCGCCACCGGCCGCGGCTGGGCCCTGCTCGGCGTGCTGCTCGGTGCGCTGCTGGCGTTCTCCCTCTACGCGCCGGCACGCTGGCTCGCCGCCGGCCTGGCGCGCTGGAGCGACGGCCACCTGCAGCTGGTCAACGCGCGCGGCACGGTCTGGAACGGCACCGGCGGCGTGGTGTTCGCCAGCGGCGCAGGCGGCGCCGAAGCGATCTCCCTGCCGGGTACGGTCGCCTGGACCCTGCGGCCGCGCTGGGACGGCGTGGCGGCAACGCTGCAGATCCCCTGCTGCGCGCCGCAGCCGCTGCAGTTCAGGGCCCAGCCGCGCCCCAGCGGCCTGCGGCTGGCCTGGGCGGACGGTCGCTCGCGGTGGCCGGCCGCGCTGCTCAGCGGCTTCGGCGCGCCCTGGAACACGCTCAAGCCCGAAGGCGTGCTCGACCTGTCGATGCAGGCTTTCGTGATGCAGTGGAGCGGCCAGCAGCTCAGGCTGGCCGGACGCGCCACGCTCGACGCCATGGACATCTCCTCCAGCCTGTCGACCCTGAAGCCGATGGGGAGCTACCGCATCACGCTCGAAGGCGGGCCCTCGCCCACCCTGCTGCTGACCACGCGAGAGGGCAGTCTGCAGCTCAATGGCAGCGGCCGGTGGAACGGCCGCGCCCTGCGCTTCGACGGCGAGGCCAGCGCCGCGCCGGGGCGCGAGGACGCCCTGTCGAACTTGTTGAACATCATCGGGCGACGCGAGGGCGCGCGCTCGATCATCACCCTGGGCTGA
- a CDS encoding type II secretion system protein N: MAASYAPARWPSATATTALWALAAASVVFWGLRLLSPSDALAPPALSSNAAVTVDPAAVAQMLGVVRSQAAVVATPDAASRFQLLGVVADADQQGAALIAVDGKPPRPFRVGATLADGYVLHSVSARAASLGASVDAAPAFTLQLPARPLAVNGPPPSVSDAPPPVVAPPGRDGVRR, translated from the coding sequence ATGGCAGCTTCCTACGCCCCCGCCCGCTGGCCTTCGGCCACAGCGACGACCGCCCTGTGGGCGCTGGCTGCGGCGAGCGTCGTGTTCTGGGGGCTGCGGCTGTTGTCCCCGTCCGATGCGCTCGCGCCGCCCGCCCTGAGCAGCAACGCTGCGGTGACGGTCGATCCGGCGGCCGTCGCGCAGATGCTGGGGGTGGTGCGGAGCCAGGCCGCAGTCGTGGCGACGCCCGATGCCGCCAGCCGTTTCCAGCTGCTCGGCGTGGTCGCCGACGCCGACCAGCAAGGCGCGGCGCTGATCGCCGTCGACGGCAAGCCTCCGCGGCCCTTCCGTGTCGGCGCCACGTTGGCCGATGGCTATGTGCTGCATTCGGTCAGCGCGCGGGCCGCCTCGCTGGGCGCGAGCGTCGATGCCGCGCCCGCCTTCACGCTGCAACTGCCTGCGCGGCCGCTCGCCGTCAACGGCCCGCCGCCGTCCGTGTCCGATGCGCCGCCGCCCGTGGTCGCGCCGCCTGGGCGTGACGGCGTCCGGCGCTAG
- the gspL gene encoding type II secretion system protein GspL: MAFLLVTAPLPPAPAGGDHGWAVWSSDGRKLRSQGSAPPALLPSGDELILCVPATALSWHQVTLPQGSLSNSVRLRSVLNGLLEDRLLDDPEQLHFALQPDPRAGVPVWVAACNRLWLRGVVQTLESAGRRVTRIVPEFTPQPAGAAPMIFAIGEPGTAQLVVCDTEGVTPLPLDPAGVALVGTVPEGTAMLAEPAVAELAESLLGRRVPIVKPPARWLQASRSPWDLAQFDLASTGRARASKKVVAIWRALWHGPEWRLARWGALVLVLTQLIGLNAWAWKERNALDNKRAAVNNILRQTFPSVQLVVDAPVQMVREVATLQQATGGVSAIDFEPMLGAIATSLPSGRVPSAIDYTAGQLRLRGLGLQPSEANQVAATLSARGYSARSEGDLLLVQAEAPR; encoded by the coding sequence ATGGCCTTCCTGCTCGTCACTGCCCCTCTACCTCCTGCGCCTGCCGGCGGCGACCACGGCTGGGCGGTCTGGTCCAGCGATGGCCGCAAGCTGCGCTCACAAGGCAGCGCACCACCGGCCCTGCTGCCGAGCGGCGACGAACTGATCCTGTGTGTGCCGGCGACCGCACTGTCCTGGCACCAGGTCACCCTTCCGCAGGGCAGCCTGAGCAACAGCGTGCGCCTGCGCTCGGTGCTCAACGGCCTGCTCGAAGACCGGCTGCTCGATGACCCCGAACAGCTGCACTTCGCACTCCAGCCGGACCCGCGCGCGGGCGTGCCCGTATGGGTCGCGGCCTGCAACCGGCTCTGGCTGCGCGGCGTGGTGCAGACCCTCGAGAGCGCAGGCCGTCGTGTTACGCGCATCGTTCCCGAATTCACGCCGCAACCGGCCGGCGCGGCACCGATGATCTTCGCCATCGGCGAGCCCGGCACCGCCCAGCTGGTGGTCTGCGACACCGAAGGCGTCACCCCGCTGCCGCTCGATCCCGCCGGCGTCGCGCTGGTCGGGACGGTGCCCGAAGGCACGGCGATGCTGGCCGAGCCGGCCGTGGCCGAGCTCGCTGAAAGTCTGCTGGGACGGCGCGTGCCGATCGTCAAGCCCCCCGCGCGCTGGCTGCAGGCCAGCCGCTCGCCCTGGGATCTCGCGCAGTTCGACCTCGCCTCCACCGGGCGCGCGCGCGCCAGCAAGAAGGTGGTGGCGATCTGGCGCGCGCTGTGGCACGGTCCCGAATGGCGACTCGCGCGCTGGGGCGCATTGGTGCTGGTGCTGACGCAGCTCATCGGCCTCAACGCGTGGGCCTGGAAGGAGCGCAACGCGCTCGACAACAAGCGGGCGGCGGTGAACAACATCCTCCGGCAGACCTTCCCCTCGGTGCAGCTGGTGGTCGACGCACCGGTACAGATGGTGCGCGAGGTCGCGACGCTGCAGCAAGCCACGGGTGGGGTGTCGGCGATCGACTTCGAGCCCATGCTCGGCGCCATCGCCACCAGCCTGCCGTCGGGGCGGGTCCCGAGCGCCATCGACTACACCGCGGGTCAGTTGCGCCTGCGCGGCCTTGGCCTGCAGCCCTCGGAAGCGAACCAGGTTGCGGCGACCCTGTCCGCGCGCGGCTACAGCGCGCGCAGCGAGGGCGACCTGCTGCTGGTCCAGGCGGAGGCCCCGCGATGA